The nucleotide sequence GACGGCTGGCTGGGCAGCTTCCTCACCCCGGGCGAGGCGCGCATGGCCCGGGAGACGATCGAGCGCGCCGCCGCCGACGCGGGCCGCACCATCGACGCCGACCACTACGGGATCAACCTCGCGGTGAGCGACGGCGGGCTCGACGACGAGGTCGCGGCCGCGGTCCGGCGACGCCGACCAGACGTCGATCCGTCCGAGCTGATCGCCGACGGCTGGCCGACGCTGCACCGGCGCCTCGATGAGTTCATCGCCGCGGGCGTGTCCAAGTTCGTGATCAGGCCGGTCGGCGCTGGCCAATCTGGAGACGACGGCCGGCTCGAAGACTTCGTCACCCGGTTCGCCGCCGAACTGCTGCCCCGGGAGAACTGAGCGCACGAGGAGCGACCATGCCGACACACGTCATCGTCGGCGGCCATCTACGCGTCGACCCGGTGACCCGGGCCGACTACCTGGCGGGCTGCCTCGCCGTCGTCGAACGGGCGCGCTCGGCGGACGGCTGTCTGGACTTCGCCATCAGCGCCGACCCCATCGACCCCGGCCGGATCAACGTCTACGAGCGGTGGGAGTCGCAGCAGGCGGTCGACGCCTTCCGGGGCAGCGGCCCCGACGCCGACCAGACCCTCGCGATCCTCGACGCCGACGTCACCGAATGGGACGCGTCGCGCGGCCGTCGGCCCTGAACGAACCCCGATTGGCGGGTTTCGGCCGTTTCAGGACCAACCGGTACTGTGCTTACACTGCGCGAAGTACGCCGAAAGGCTCCCGAGCACGGTGGAGCCTCGAGAGACGTTCGAGACGAATCGAAGGGCCAGGTCTTGTCAGACAGCACGAGCAACACCAAGGACATGCAACCGCACTTCGAGGACGTGCAGGCGCACTACGACCTGTCCGACGACTTCTTCCGGCTCTTCCTCGATCCGACGCAGACCTACAGCTGCGCGTACTTC is from Mycolicibacterium grossiae and encodes:
- a CDS encoding putative quinol monooxygenase, whose protein sequence is MPTHVIVGGHLRVDPVTRADYLAGCLAVVERARSADGCLDFAISADPIDPGRINVYERWESQQAVDAFRGSGPDADQTLAILDADVTEWDASRGRRP